One window from the genome of Pseudanabaena yagii GIHE-NHR1 encodes:
- a CDS encoding Uma2 family endonuclease encodes MTVQLLTDSPITSKFKFTTQQYHLMHEAGVFNEGDRLELINGEIKTMSPIGRKHVACIIRLDKLIQKKLGDRVMVSTQNSICLDDNSQPQPDLAILKPRDDFYEAGLPTPEDILLIIEVADSSIDYDRHEKAPLYASVGIPEMWLFDVNKKAIEGYSQPSALGYKHIHRYDEGDTLAMRAFPDITFNWNELF; translated from the coding sequence ATGACAGTACAGCTACTTACTGATAGCCCGATCACCTCAAAGTTTAAATTCACAACCCAGCAATATCACCTCATGCACGAAGCTGGTGTTTTTAATGAAGGCGATCGCCTTGAGTTAATTAATGGAGAAATTAAAACCATGTCCCCCATTGGCAGAAAACATGTTGCCTGTATTATTCGTCTCGATAAACTGATCCAGAAAAAACTAGGCGATCGCGTGATGGTTTCAACGCAAAACTCTATTTGCTTAGATGATAATTCACAGCCACAGCCTGATTTGGCAATTTTGAAGCCCCGTGATGATTTTTATGAGGCAGGATTGCCAACGCCAGAGGATATTTTGTTGATTATTGAGGTGGCGGATAGTTCCATTGATTATGATCGCCATGAGAAAGCACCTTTGTATGCATCGGTAGGCATTCCTGAAATGTGGTTATTTGATGTCAATAAAAAAGCGATCGAGGGATATTCCCAACCTTCAGCATTAGGCTATAAACACATCCATCGCTATGATGAAGGTGATACTTTAGCAATGCGAGCTTTTCCCGATATTACTTTCAATTGGAATGAACTGTTCTAG
- a CDS encoding chemotaxis protein CheW, producing the protein MPAISSLRSQRLLELRPDIGLQYVAFRLRIAWFILPIESIYRAIPLEKQVPKITAAGENIPIIDLGKLLFSQIKFQSSDIQQLVVNGAVVAAKPSLIVARNQTDHLVGILSNSQPALQRVSQDEIVSLPTTYSQRWKVDFITSMTLPNKDRPSLFMIDSDRLADTVLKRSSAPEKQ; encoded by the coding sequence ATGCCCGCCATTTCTTCCCTGCGATCGCAAAGACTTCTAGAACTACGCCCTGATATTGGACTCCAATATGTTGCTTTTCGACTCCGCATTGCTTGGTTTATCTTGCCAATAGAATCAATCTATCGTGCTATTCCGTTAGAGAAACAAGTTCCTAAGATTACAGCCGCAGGGGAAAATATTCCCATCATTGACCTTGGGAAATTATTATTTAGTCAAATCAAATTTCAAAGTAGTGATATTCAGCAATTAGTAGTTAATGGTGCAGTTGTTGCCGCTAAACCATCCCTAATCGTTGCCCGCAATCAAACGGATCATCTAGTAGGGATCCTAAGCAACTCACAACCCGCACTACAAAGAGTTTCTCAAGATGAAATCGTCTCTTTACCCACAACCTATAGTCAAAGATGGAAAGTAGACTTCATTACTTCCATGACCCTGCCCAATAAAGACCGCCCTTCCCTATTCATGATTGATAGCGATCGCCTTGCGGATACAGTTTTGAAAAGAAGTAGTGCACCCGAAAAGCAGTAG
- a CDS encoding type I restriction endonuclease subunit R → MLVTKPISKTIRTLGDLEERFQLLPTQNSHFFPEWQESLPELTNIEIEAIDQIYQRYFRHRKHSSLAEGTVNHLLVAPLLTLAKLYDEPFFITTEPSVNLEIENQNEILRGRIDTLIIHQRLWVLVVESKDSLSFNIALPQAMTYMMANPNPSQFVYGMVTSGDEFLFIKMKTDANPEYDLSNVFYTLIPQRNQLREVLQILKQIRSIILQ, encoded by the coding sequence ATGTTAGTTACAAAGCCTATATCAAAAACAATCCGAACTTTAGGAGATCTGGAAGAAAGGTTTCAGTTATTGCCTACTCAAAATAGTCATTTTTTCCCTGAATGGCAAGAGAGTCTGCCTGAACTGACAAATATAGAGATAGAAGCGATCGATCAAATTTATCAGCGCTATTTCCGTCATCGTAAACATAGTTCTCTAGCGGAAGGTACAGTTAATCATCTGCTAGTTGCGCCTTTGCTAACCTTAGCTAAGCTTTACGATGAACCATTCTTTATCACAACAGAACCAAGTGTTAATTTAGAAATTGAAAATCAGAATGAAATTTTGCGTGGACGTATTGACACATTAATTATTCATCAAAGGCTTTGGGTACTAGTAGTAGAATCAAAAGATTCTCTGTCTTTCAATATAGCTCTACCACAGGCAATGACTTATATGATGGCAAATCCTAATCCATCTCAATTTGTCTATGGCATGGTTACTAGTGGCGATGAGTTTCTATTTATTAAAATGAAAACAGATGCTAACCCTGAATATGATTTATCCAACGTATTTTATACGCTAATACCCCAGCGCAATCAATTACGAGAAGTTCTACAAATTCTCAAACAAATTCGCTCAATAATTTTACAATAA
- a CDS encoding hybrid sensor histidine kinase/response regulator has translation MSTNTLTDREWEVRLLFLEEVRDFLADIESELIGLSDRGLQRSAANKILRAAHSMKGGAAMMGFHSLSDLAHRLEDFFKIIQANNQTAITSEIESLFLSAIDGMGKITTIHKQRKAPKDEWIQQQILPPFNRLHKILGDLSAQDEANLLSEEAGQDMRVLMFATEVDACLERLTNVIADPNSQVLREEFEITSQEFGCLGEMLELPAFTSLCEGISLALDNKDNSLIEVTTAALEAWRRSQALVLVGQFDALPKRFELSPLPVKPAEQTIQKVVEKVAENINPFDAASIEELSLTNTGLRYEDETLALNHSDLNLANIQDIATINPSSEISTVTNLDSTIRIPLRHLEALSDRFGELNAERSGLRLQLKRMRDLVQLLNTRMHGLEQSNAQLREAYDRVVTSSESLLPVITAINSPITGNYAEASSEGFLPYASRFDLLEMDRYSELHVLSREIMDSVVQLQEVSSDLETALTDTEGTERELGRASRQMQTAIEQARMRMLSEILGRFPRLLRDLSLNYGKQVELVVRGSSTLVERSVLEILEDPLLHLVRNAFDHGIETPEARIAAGKPPKGKIEIAAGYRGNQTVITVSDDGNGVNFAKLRDRALQMGLSESDLDGSSDEALLELIFEAGFSTADRVTELSGRGVGMDVVRSNLNIIGGNVRIETEAGKGTTFVLTVPVSLSIARVLLFESNGLQMAILTSAVEEILLIRDTSIHTVANQEVLDWEGYSVPLLRLSDRLHFSRPQFQFETENRPVVDESLILIVAKNNVPFGLQVDRYWGEQEVTIRGVQSVIPMPTGFMGCAILGGGKIVPLVDIDNLLDWAIVDIDETPSKPLTLPTKNDRRTTILIVDDSINVRRFLAMTLEKSGYRVEQAKDGYEAMEKLRKLQTLASSSLVSAVICDIEMPRLDGFGFLVQSRGDDYCKDIPVIMLTSRSGSKHRDLAMRLGASAYFAKPFKDNELLQTLSQLVNTNL, from the coding sequence ATGTCAACTAATACCTTAACCGATCGCGAGTGGGAAGTTCGATTGCTATTTCTCGAGGAAGTTCGAGATTTTTTAGCAGATATTGAGTCCGAATTAATCGGCTTAAGCGATCGCGGTTTACAGCGATCGGCGGCTAATAAGATTTTACGGGCTGCCCACTCAATGAAAGGTGGAGCCGCCATGATGGGCTTTCATAGCCTCAGTGATTTAGCCCACCGTCTCGAAGACTTTTTTAAAATTATTCAAGCAAATAACCAAACTGCGATCACCTCAGAAATCGAAAGTCTATTTCTGTCAGCGATCGATGGCATGGGCAAAATTACCACCATTCACAAACAGCGTAAAGCGCCTAAGGATGAATGGATTCAGCAACAGATTTTGCCCCCCTTTAATCGCTTGCATAAAATCCTAGGGGATTTGTCAGCACAAGATGAGGCAAATCTTCTGTCTGAAGAGGCAGGTCAGGATATGCGTGTCCTCATGTTTGCTACTGAAGTTGATGCTTGTCTAGAACGGCTCACAAATGTGATTGCCGATCCTAATTCGCAAGTATTGCGCGAAGAATTTGAAATTACTAGTCAAGAATTTGGCTGTCTTGGCGAAATGTTGGAACTACCAGCATTCACTAGTCTCTGCGAAGGCATTAGTCTCGCACTCGATAATAAAGATAACAGCCTCATCGAAGTAACCACTGCTGCTTTAGAAGCTTGGCGGCGATCGCAAGCTCTTGTCTTGGTTGGTCAATTTGATGCTTTACCAAAACGTTTTGAATTATCACCTCTGCCTGTAAAACCAGCAGAACAAACCATTCAAAAGGTTGTCGAAAAAGTCGCCGAAAATATTAATCCTTTTGATGCAGCTTCTATTGAGGAATTATCACTAACTAACACTGGTTTAAGATATGAGGATGAAACCCTCGCTCTCAATCATAGTGATCTCAATTTAGCAAATATCCAAGATATCGCAACGATTAATCCTTCCAGTGAGATAAGTACTGTCACCAATCTAGATAGCACCATCCGTATTCCTTTACGCCACCTCGAAGCCTTAAGCGATCGCTTTGGAGAATTAAATGCAGAGAGAAGTGGCTTACGTTTACAACTGAAACGGATGCGCGATCTTGTACAACTTTTAAATACCAGAATGCATGGCTTAGAGCAGTCTAATGCTCAACTTCGAGAAGCCTACGATCGCGTAGTCACTTCTTCAGAATCCTTGCTCCCTGTCATTACTGCCATCAATAGCCCAATTACAGGTAACTATGCTGAAGCATCTAGTGAAGGATTCTTACCCTATGCCAGTCGCTTCGACTTACTAGAAATGGATCGCTATAGCGAACTGCATGTACTATCACGGGAAATTATGGATAGCGTGGTGCAGTTACAGGAAGTCTCGAGCGATTTGGAAACAGCATTAACAGATACAGAAGGAACAGAACGGGAATTAGGGCGTGCCTCACGGCAAATGCAAACCGCGATCGAGCAAGCCAGAATGCGGATGCTCAGCGAAATTCTGGGCAGATTTCCCCGCTTACTGCGCGATTTGTCTCTCAACTATGGTAAGCAGGTCGAGCTAGTCGTACGTGGTAGTTCTACTTTAGTGGAGCGATCAGTTTTAGAAATCCTTGAAGATCCACTTCTACATCTGGTTCGCAACGCTTTCGATCATGGCATCGAAACACCTGAAGCAAGGATTGCTGCGGGTAAACCACCTAAAGGCAAAATCGAAATCGCCGCAGGTTATCGCGGCAACCAAACTGTAATCACTGTCAGTGATGATGGCAATGGGGTCAATTTTGCGAAACTACGCGATCGCGCTTTGCAAATGGGGCTAAGCGAAAGCGATCTGGATGGTTCTAGTGATGAAGCGCTCTTAGAATTGATTTTTGAAGCGGGATTTAGTACCGCTGATCGCGTCACCGAACTCTCGGGGCGGGGCGTAGGCATGGACGTGGTGCGGTCAAATCTGAATATAATCGGCGGTAATGTACGGATTGAAACCGAAGCTGGTAAAGGAACAACCTTTGTTTTGACCGTACCCGTATCACTATCGATCGCCCGTGTACTGCTATTTGAAAGTAATGGCTTACAGATGGCAATTCTCACCAGTGCGGTTGAGGAAATTTTGCTAATCCGCGATACTTCCATTCATACCGTAGCCAATCAAGAAGTATTAGATTGGGAAGGCTATTCTGTACCATTGTTACGACTTAGCGATCGCCTGCATTTTTCGCGTCCTCAATTCCAATTTGAGACAGAAAACCGTCCCGTTGTCGATGAATCGCTAATATTAATCGTCGCCAAAAATAATGTGCCCTTTGGATTGCAAGTTGATCGCTATTGGGGGGAACAGGAAGTCACCATTCGCGGTGTGCAAAGTGTAATCCCCATGCCGACGGGCTTTATGGGCTGTGCTATTTTGGGCGGCGGTAAAATTGTGCCGTTAGTCGATATCGATAATCTCCTCGATTGGGCGATCGTTGATATTGATGAAACACCTAGTAAACCTCTCACGCTCCCAACCAAGAATGATCGACGCACCACAATTCTCATAGTTGATGACTCCATCAATGTACGGCGATTTCTAGCTATGACCTTAGAGAAATCGGGCTATCGGGTCGAGCAGGCTAAGGATGGTTATGAGGCGATGGAGAAATTGCGAAAGCTCCAAACCCTAGCTAGCAGTTCTCTAGTCAGTGCTGTAATCTGTGATATTGAAATGCCTAGACTAGATGGATTTGGTTTCTTGGTGCAATCCCGTGGTGATGATTACTGCAAAGACATTCCTGTAATTATGCTCACTTCACGCAGTGGCTCTAAACACCGTGATTTGGCGATGCGTCTAGGAGCCTCAGCATATTTTGCGAAACCATTTAAAGATAATGAGCTGTTACAGACTTTGTCGCAACTTGTAAACACCAATTTATAA
- a CDS encoding methyl-accepting chemotaxis protein, which produces MVLDSRSRVDGAEVSNGNGTRSTTNATNGSSNGSSNGSYPNIEIITPPPPASVPIAPRVSQNPIGRWWEKLGLRTKATLIAVSTITIPLILVGGFTSIYVGQNLTQTTKQKEAKNATDMSYRVAYFMRERYGDIQILSKTSFLTNPKVTAATSLQERQAVFNDYIKSYLVYDSIAAFDLNGDVIVQSQGDALSNHKDRVYFQEVLKTNAPVISQPELSKSSGKVVIHIAAPIKEATTGKTIGVIRSRMPAEYLDTLVKDYGVGGDQYHLIESDGKFFVALEKEQIGRDLKADFPLLTPLIEKRESGSATAIDNLTNREQFVGYAPLPKLEGLPELKWDAVIAVDTDIVLKPQQQLIFILLAATGVVGALAAILAIVIAQRATKPVIDATAAVVELGKGNLDTRLTVQGQDELAQLGDNINSMAGQLQTFLALQETQARRSQILAEVSRSRDITELEEPLSRYVNEIRQELNSDRIVIYRFVNTGTGSQGIVVAESGLTHLPSAKSAGLNDPCIPKELLDNYKQGQVVQYRDVLNAGFAPAHLELMRKLQIKSNLIVPVVRAGELDSLLIAHSCGQVREWQEPEIKLMQSYAEDIGRALGGLATVEQQRIVAEQERQRSEAIQRELINLLTDVEGAVSGDLTVRAQISAGEIGIVADFFNAIVENLREVVTQVKEATLQVNTSVNTNNESIRTLAKDATLQAEQLDEALQSVEQMTDSIQQVASNARQAADASNVAAATAETGSQAIEQSASSILQLRQTVAETAKKVKRLGEASQQISKVVVLIDQIALKTNMLAVNASIEAARAGEEGRGFAVVAEEVGALAAQSATATKEIARIVESIQQETSEVVESMEASTVQVVEGTNKVEDARKSLSQIVEVARKVNELFQGISSATTSQVQTSQSVKQVMETLSTQSQKSSETSREVAIALQETANVASKLQASVETFKVDAA; this is translated from the coding sequence ATGGTTCTTGATTCACGTTCTCGCGTTGATGGTGCTGAAGTATCGAATGGCAATGGCACAAGGTCTACGACCAATGCTACCAACGGTTCTAGTAATGGCTCTAGCAATGGCAGCTATCCAAACATAGAGATAATTACTCCTCCTCCTCCTGCTTCTGTACCTATTGCTCCTAGGGTTAGCCAAAACCCCATTGGACGATGGTGGGAAAAGTTAGGCTTGCGGACAAAAGCAACACTTATTGCTGTTTCTACAATCACAATTCCCTTGATTCTAGTTGGTGGATTTACCTCTATATACGTTGGGCAAAACCTCACGCAAACAACCAAACAAAAAGAAGCAAAAAACGCTACTGATATGTCCTATCGGGTTGCCTACTTCATGCGAGAACGATATGGGGACATTCAGATATTATCGAAGACATCATTTTTGACTAATCCGAAAGTTACTGCGGCAACTTCGTTACAAGAGCGTCAAGCAGTTTTTAATGACTACATCAAAAGCTATCTTGTTTACGATAGTATCGCTGCATTTGACCTCAATGGCGATGTGATTGTGCAATCTCAAGGTGATGCATTGTCCAATCACAAGGATCGGGTTTATTTCCAAGAAGTGCTCAAAACTAATGCCCCTGTCATTAGCCAACCAGAACTCTCCAAATCATCTGGTAAGGTGGTAATCCACATTGCTGCTCCTATTAAAGAAGCTACTACAGGTAAAACAATTGGTGTGATCCGCTCACGGATGCCTGCGGAGTATCTTGATACTCTGGTTAAAGACTATGGAGTTGGTGGGGATCAATATCACTTAATTGAGTCAGATGGTAAGTTCTTTGTTGCCTTAGAAAAGGAGCAAATTGGGCGCGATCTCAAAGCAGACTTCCCGCTATTAACACCTCTCATTGAAAAACGAGAATCTGGCTCAGCTACAGCGATCGATAATCTCACTAACCGTGAACAGTTTGTCGGCTATGCACCTTTACCAAAACTAGAAGGATTACCTGAGTTAAAGTGGGATGCAGTAATTGCGGTGGATACTGATATTGTTCTCAAACCACAACAACAGTTAATCTTCATTCTGTTAGCAGCAACTGGTGTCGTCGGTGCGTTAGCGGCTATTTTAGCAATTGTGATCGCCCAACGCGCTACTAAACCTGTTATCGACGCAACAGCCGCAGTGGTTGAGCTAGGTAAAGGTAATCTCGATACGCGCCTGACGGTACAGGGGCAAGATGAACTGGCACAATTAGGGGATAACATCAACTCCATGGCGGGACAGTTACAGACCTTCTTGGCTTTGCAAGAGACGCAAGCAAGACGATCGCAAATTCTTGCCGAAGTCTCGCGATCGCGTGATATTACTGAGCTAGAAGAACCATTAAGCCGCTATGTTAACGAAATTCGCCAAGAACTCAATAGCGATCGCATTGTCATTTATCGATTTGTCAATACAGGTACTGGCAGTCAGGGAATTGTCGTTGCTGAATCTGGTTTAACACATTTACCTAGTGCCAAAAGTGCAGGTCTAAATGATCCTTGTATTCCCAAAGAGCTTCTGGATAACTATAAGCAAGGGCAAGTGGTTCAATATCGTGATGTGCTGAACGCAGGATTTGCGCCTGCTCACCTTGAGTTAATGCGGAAATTGCAAATTAAATCAAATCTCATCGTGCCTGTAGTCCGTGCAGGTGAATTGGATAGTTTGTTAATTGCCCATTCCTGTGGACAGGTGCGTGAATGGCAAGAGCCTGAGATTAAATTGATGCAGAGCTATGCTGAAGACATTGGACGTGCACTCGGCGGTCTTGCCACAGTAGAACAACAGCGCATCGTCGCAGAACAGGAACGTCAACGGAGTGAAGCAATTCAACGCGAATTAATTAACCTCTTAACTGACGTTGAAGGCGCAGTAAGTGGAGACTTAACCGTTCGTGCTCAAATCTCGGCTGGTGAAATTGGGATCGTTGCCGACTTCTTTAATGCGATCGTGGAAAACTTACGGGAGGTTGTAACGCAGGTAAAAGAAGCGACTTTGCAGGTAAACACTTCGGTCAATACCAACAATGAATCGATTCGGACTCTCGCAAAAGATGCGACTCTCCAAGCGGAACAACTGGATGAAGCGCTGCAATCCGTAGAACAAATGACGGATTCGATTCAACAGGTGGCAAGTAACGCAAGACAAGCGGCTGATGCATCTAACGTCGCAGCAGCAACCGCAGAAACTGGTAGTCAAGCGATCGAGCAATCCGCAAGCAGTATCTTACAACTACGGCAAACCGTTGCGGAAACAGCCAAAAAGGTCAAGAGACTCGGTGAAGCATCGCAACAGATTTCAAAAGTAGTCGTTCTGATCGACCAAATCGCACTGAAAACGAACATGCTCGCAGTTAACGCCAGTATTGAGGCGGCGCGTGCAGGTGAAGAAGGTCGAGGCTTTGCGGTAGTTGCGGAAGAAGTCGGTGCGCTGGCGGCTCAGTCTGCAACTGCAACCAAGGAAATCGCTCGCATCGTTGAAAGCATTCAACAGGAAACCAGTGAAGTAGTCGAATCGATGGAAGCGAGTACGGTACAGGTGGTTGAAGGTACAAACAAGGTTGAAGATGCGAGAAAGAGCTTGAGTCAAATTGTGGAAGTGGCTCGAAAAGTAAACGAACTCTTCCAAGGTATTTCTAGCGCTACAACTTCGCAGGTGCAAACATCGCAATCGGTGAAGCAGGTTATGGAAACCCTCTCTACACAATCGCAAAAGTCCTCTGAAACTTCTCGCGAAGTTGCGATCGCCCTACAGGAAACCGCTAACGTTGCTAGTAAGCTACAGGCTTCCGTAGAAACATTTAAAGTTGATGCAGCTTAG
- a CDS encoding chemotaxis protein CheW, whose protein sequence is MSSLTIELREEQTQAIAGLPHLSLNLGQDIVAAVQLKFVRETLVLAAERFTQMPNVHPCLMGLVEHRSNVFWVLDLPQLLGFTPLESSAIETHIAVLQIGDAFLGLGVYRIGRVVRFSETEIVSPQELPKTNILIETVPFLRGWVAQSGETSEHLHVLDAEAIASHKFAL, encoded by the coding sequence ATGAGCAGCTTAACGATCGAATTACGCGAGGAGCAGACACAGGCGATCGCAGGATTGCCACACTTAAGTTTAAATCTTGGGCAAGATATAGTCGCCGCTGTGCAACTCAAATTTGTCCGCGAGACTCTCGTCCTAGCTGCCGAGCGCTTTACGCAAATGCCCAATGTCCATCCCTGTCTGATGGGCTTGGTGGAACATCGCAGTAACGTTTTTTGGGTGCTGGACTTGCCCCAGTTACTAGGCTTTACACCCCTTGAGTCCAGTGCGATCGAGACCCACATCGCCGTCTTACAGATTGGTGATGCATTTTTGGGTCTGGGGGTATATCGCATTGGACGTGTAGTCCGTTTTAGTGAGACAGAGATTGTTTCACCACAAGAATTACCGAAGACAAATATTCTAATTGAAACTGTGCCATTTTTGCGTGGTTGGGTGGCTCAGTCGGGGGAAACTAGCGAACATCTACATGTACTAGATGCAGAGGCGATCGCCAGCCACAAATTTGCTCTATAG
- a CDS encoding response regulator transcription factor, whose translation MITVLVVEDTPSERELICEYLRQGGYAVVSAADGAEGLEKFEKTKPNVVITDLVMPGMSGLELCRAIKKVATTKVPVIACTSKNQELDRLWGMKQGVDVYLTKPFTKDDIVQAVRSLGVGG comes from the coding sequence TTGATTACAGTATTAGTTGTCGAAGATACCCCGTCTGAACGAGAGTTAATTTGTGAGTACCTGCGGCAGGGGGGCTATGCTGTGGTCAGTGCGGCTGATGGGGCTGAAGGTTTAGAGAAATTTGAGAAGACCAAACCTAATGTCGTCATTACGGATTTGGTAATGCCAGGGATGAGTGGATTAGAGCTATGCCGAGCAATCAAAAAAGTTGCGACGACTAAGGTTCCTGTCATTGCCTGTACTTCTAAGAATCAAGAACTCGATCGCCTCTGGGGCATGAAGCAGGGTGTGGATGTCTACCTCACCAAGCCATTTACCAAGGACGATATTGTGCAGGCAGTGCGATCGCTGGGTGTAGGAGGATGA
- a CDS encoding response regulator transcription factor, giving the protein MTTVLVVEDTASEQDLIVNYLVESGYTVISATNGQEALKKIEGKKPDVVITDLVMPGMSGLELCRSLKKNSETKDVPIVACTSKNQELDKLWGMKQGIDVYLTKPFSREDILRAVRSVA; this is encoded by the coding sequence ATGACAACAGTGCTTGTAGTTGAAGACACTGCCTCTGAGCAGGACTTAATTGTTAACTATTTGGTCGAAAGTGGGTATACCGTAATTAGTGCCACCAACGGACAAGAAGCTCTCAAGAAAATCGAAGGAAAGAAACCTGATGTTGTAATTACCGATTTAGTCATGCCTGGAATGAGTGGTTTGGAACTATGCCGTAGTTTAAAAAAGAATAGTGAAACCAAGGATGTGCCTATTGTTGCCTGTACTTCTAAGAATCAAGAACTGGATAAACTATGGGGCATGAAACAGGGAATTGATGTGTATCTCACTAAGCCATTCTCCCGTGAAGATATTCTACGTGCCGTTCGCTCTGTTGCTTAG